One window of Paenibacillus sp. FSL K6-3182 genomic DNA carries:
- a CDS encoding Gfo/Idh/MocA family oxidoreductase: MNVGLIGCGAMGRVYVDRLMRMKGVQVTAVCHPEWAKAASLAEFSQARIYTSYSEMITRPDIDIICVTLPTYLHKEYVQLALGAGKHVICEKPLSLTEEDCWELIETSRAKGVKLCVAHVVRFFPEYKDARLRLQSGEVGAVKSVRTIRASLTPAENSWFLDKRKSGGVVFDLMIHDIDYVLWLLGDQITQIRAKIVALEGGEQALAWLYYADGTKVSLEAVWGATDFHAGFDITGEQMVLSSNGFNEDIVSDNKVVQNHSPDRGVIIPEKSELEDPYYFQLSSFIQAIEMNSPLPITAEEACSAVRIANRIVRCIES; the protein is encoded by the coding sequence ATGAACGTCGGATTAATTGGGTGCGGCGCGATGGGAAGAGTATACGTTGATCGTTTGATGAGGATGAAGGGAGTACAGGTAACGGCAGTCTGCCATCCCGAGTGGGCGAAAGCAGCTTCGTTAGCAGAGTTTTCGCAGGCAAGAATCTATACATCTTACAGCGAAATGATCACACGTCCGGATATCGATATCATCTGCGTGACTTTGCCGACTTACTTGCATAAGGAATATGTGCAGCTGGCTCTAGGGGCTGGAAAACATGTGATCTGCGAGAAACCGCTATCACTTACCGAGGAGGATTGCTGGGAATTAATAGAGACAAGCCGGGCAAAAGGTGTTAAATTGTGTGTCGCCCATGTCGTTAGATTTTTTCCGGAATATAAGGATGCCCGCCTGCGGCTGCAATCAGGGGAAGTTGGAGCGGTTAAGTCCGTGCGTACTATAAGAGCAAGTCTAACGCCAGCGGAGAACAGCTGGTTTCTGGATAAGCGAAAAAGCGGCGGTGTTGTGTTTGACCTTATGATCCATGATATCGATTACGTGCTTTGGCTTCTTGGAGATCAAATTACGCAAATAAGAGCTAAAATTGTAGCTCTCGAAGGTGGGGAGCAAGCGTTGGCATGGCTCTATTATGCTGACGGTACTAAGGTTAGCTTAGAGGCTGTTTGGGGGGCGACTGACTTTCATGCCGGGTTTGATATAACGGGAGAACAGATGGTTCTTAGTTCAAACGGCTTCAATGAGGATATTGTGAGCGATAATAAGGTGGTTCAGAACCATTCACCGGATCGAGGTGTGATCATACCTGAAAAGTCAGAGCTTGAAGACCCCTATTATTTCCAGCTGTCAAGCTTTATTCAGGCAATCGAGATGAATAGTCCGCTTCCTATAACGGCGGAAGAAGCTTGTTCCGCCGTTAGAATTGCAAATCGGATAGTGAGGTGCATTGAATCTTAA
- a CDS encoding AraC family transcriptional regulator, with amino-acid sequence MVMFPEYEDVLSLSGAVSRKFSCVVTTHTLHKHYALHHHDVLELSLVVSGTGTEFINGSPHKLQPGTVTFLRPHDMHEIFCDDTGVEVICCMFDISLLFGSTMEAEFGTIILGTNDGSTSYLDLDSHPYAEMRACLEKMRLEYQEDKLAKNSYIRSKLIEALIIYFRAHQRRNNLTPPSSNYRNKKLIWNVIQYVNTHYINDLSLEMLSSQFDTSVSAISLAFKEVMGTTFLQYLHSLRIRRATGLLLNTSMSILDASLEAGFQSFRTFSRVFMKIEGVSPREYRLKHLREPVTSSPQFDASKD; translated from the coding sequence ATGGTAATGTTTCCGGAATATGAAGATGTTCTGTCTTTATCTGGAGCAGTGAGTCGCAAGTTTTCGTGCGTAGTTACAACGCATACGCTCCATAAGCATTATGCTTTGCACCACCATGATGTGCTCGAACTATCCCTCGTCGTTAGCGGAACCGGAACCGAATTCATAAACGGGAGTCCGCATAAACTTCAACCAGGAACAGTCACTTTTTTACGCCCCCATGATATGCACGAAATATTTTGCGATGATACTGGAGTAGAAGTGATTTGTTGCATGTTCGATATAAGCCTGCTGTTTGGATCCACAATGGAGGCGGAATTCGGCACGATCATTTTAGGAACGAATGACGGATCCACATCCTATTTAGATCTCGATTCACACCCTTATGCCGAAATGAGAGCCTGCCTTGAAAAAATGCGGCTAGAATACCAAGAAGACAAGCTGGCTAAAAATTCGTATATTCGCAGCAAACTGATCGAAGCCCTGATTATCTATTTCCGCGCTCATCAAAGAAGAAATAATCTCACGCCGCCAAGCTCCAATTACCGCAATAAAAAGTTGATATGGAATGTTATTCAATACGTGAATACCCACTATATTAACGACTTATCCCTTGAAATGCTCTCCAGCCAATTCGATACCAGCGTCTCCGCCATTAGTCTAGCGTTCAAGGAAGTAATGGGAACAACGTTCCTTCAATATTTGCACAGCCTTCGGATTAGGAGAGCTACCGGCCTTCTGCTGAACACAAGCATGTCTATACTGGATGCCTCCTTGGAAGCTGGCTTTCAATCCTTTCGCACCTTCTCCAGGGTCTTTATGAAAATCGAAGGAGTATCACCACGCGAATATCGGCTAAAGCACTTAAGGGAGCCAGTAACCTCCTCCCCTCAATTCGATGCTTCAAAGGATTAA
- a CDS encoding neutral/alkaline non-lysosomal ceramidase N-terminal domain-containing protein — MELQLSVGTAKVDITPPFALPLAGFASRNNRNFENIDSRLYLRTFYFQQHSTDGSKLQSLLLSADILFWSEELADQLRMRIERQWGIKVDAIILHATHTHSGPAISMRTIGIGEPDPNYLVFLEQAVMQSVEQAVGDAEPVNIQMGKGISEIGVNRRKKNGDQIVLSPNPEGVTDPELRVYVFTTLSGKKKGVLTHFACHPTLTDRNSVSSEFCGYAMERLENRYDSLTVCAYLQGCCGDINPVKPNVAESNQDVISIVGQRFADDVDAILSGELEWLEPNVLSSRRSIAVLPFAEIPTKDKLQRVVDESASADVRKWAQSFLEQPDKLRKQFRFEITKLEIAEGLTFIAMNGEMVVEYGLFLKSCSPVLVPLAYSNGMIGYITTANQLQEGGYEPIESVTYFGLPCPFDQAVEAEVKKQLMAIIDEPKNEEE, encoded by the coding sequence GTGGAACTTCAATTGAGTGTCGGTACAGCCAAAGTCGATATCACTCCACCATTCGCTTTGCCGCTCGCTGGATTTGCCAGCCGGAACAATCGAAACTTCGAGAACATCGATAGCCGCTTGTACTTGCGAACGTTTTATTTCCAACAACACTCTACGGATGGTTCAAAGTTACAGTCGCTGCTCTTGTCTGCCGATATTCTGTTCTGGTCGGAAGAACTGGCTGATCAACTGCGCATGCGAATTGAGCGGCAGTGGGGAATCAAGGTGGACGCCATTATTCTACATGCCACCCATACGCACTCCGGTCCGGCCATTTCAATGCGAACAATTGGGATAGGAGAGCCTGATCCGAATTACCTCGTTTTTTTGGAACAAGCGGTAATGCAGAGTGTGGAACAGGCAGTAGGCGATGCCGAGCCTGTGAACATACAGATGGGAAAAGGCATATCCGAAATCGGCGTAAATCGCAGGAAGAAGAATGGGGACCAAATTGTGTTGTCTCCTAACCCCGAAGGAGTGACCGATCCTGAGCTAAGGGTATACGTCTTTACTACTCTCTCAGGGAAGAAGAAGGGGGTGCTAACCCACTTTGCCTGTCATCCAACGTTAACGGATCGCAATTCGGTATCCTCTGAATTTTGTGGTTACGCGATGGAACGGCTGGAGAACCGTTACGACTCCTTGACGGTATGCGCTTATCTTCAAGGCTGCTGCGGCGATATTAATCCCGTTAAGCCTAATGTTGCCGAAAGCAATCAGGATGTCATTTCCATCGTAGGACAAAGATTTGCTGACGATGTAGATGCGATCCTATCTGGAGAACTTGAATGGCTTGAACCCAATGTGTTGTCTAGTAGGCGGTCGATTGCAGTACTCCCCTTTGCAGAAATACCTACGAAGGATAAGCTGCAGCGAGTCGTGGATGAATCGGCTTCAGCCGACGTCCGCAAGTGGGCTCAAAGTTTCTTGGAGCAACCCGACAAGCTCAGGAAGCAATTCCGATTTGAAATAACAAAGCTAGAAATAGCCGAAGGGTTAACATTCATAGCTATGAATGGCGAAATGGTCGTGGAATACGGCTTGTTCTTGAAAAGCTGCTCCCCGGTCCTAGTCCCTCTGGCTTATAGCAATGGAATGATCGGATATATTACAACCGCTAATCAGCTGCAGGAAGGCGGATATGAGCCGATTGAATCCGTCACTTATTTCGGCCTTCCTTGTCCCTTCGACCAGGCTGTTGAAGCGGAAGTGAAAAAACAACTTATGGCTATTATCGATGAGCCAAAAAACGAGGAGGAGTAA